One part of the Calypte anna isolate BGI_N300 chromosome 14, bCalAnn1_v1.p, whole genome shotgun sequence genome encodes these proteins:
- the LITAF gene encoding lipopolysaccharide-induced tumor necrosis factor-alpha factor isoform X1, whose translation MYANTNTMSAPSGVPVPSAPPSYEETVGISASYPHPYPVPEPGQKLSGKGMNPPPYMGQPAPVNNPVTVQTVYVQQPVVFYDRPVQMCCPSCNQMMVTRLSYDSGALTWLSCGGLCLLGCIAGCCLIPFCIDALKDVDHTCPNCGALVGSYKRL comes from the exons ATGTACGCCAATACAA ataCAATGTCTGCTCCAAGTGGTGTCCCTGTCCCATCTGCACCACCTTCTTATGAGGAAACAGTAGGAATCAGTGCGAGTTATCCTCACCCCTATCCTGTCCCAGAACCTGGCCAGAAGCTATCTGGGAAAGGAATGAACCCTCCCCCATACATGGGACAGCCTGCACCAGTGAATAACCCAG TTACAGttcagacagtgtatgtgcaGCAGCCAGTAGTATTTTATGACCGCCCTGTTCAGATGTGCTGCCCTTCCTGTAACCAGATGATGGTGACACGTCTCTCCTATGACTCAGGAGCTTTGACTTGGCTGTCATGTGGTGGCCTCTGCCTGCTGGG gtGTATAGCTGGCTGCTGCTTAATTCCTTTCTGCATTGATGCCCTGAAGGATGTGGATCACACCTGCCCAAACTGCGGTGCTCTTGTTGGTTCTTACAAACGTTTATAG
- the LITAF gene encoding lipopolysaccharide-induced tumor necrosis factor-alpha factor isoform X2, with translation MYANTNTMSAPSGVPVPSAPPSYEETVGISASYPHPYPVPEPGQKLSGKGMNPPPYMGQPAPVNNPVQTVYVQQPVVFYDRPVQMCCPSCNQMMVTRLSYDSGALTWLSCGGLCLLGCIAGCCLIPFCIDALKDVDHTCPNCGALVGSYKRL, from the exons ATGTACGCCAATACAA ataCAATGTCTGCTCCAAGTGGTGTCCCTGTCCCATCTGCACCACCTTCTTATGAGGAAACAGTAGGAATCAGTGCGAGTTATCCTCACCCCTATCCTGTCCCAGAACCTGGCCAGAAGCTATCTGGGAAAGGAATGAACCCTCCCCCATACATGGGACAGCCTGCACCAGTGAATAACCCAG ttcagacagtgtatgtgcaGCAGCCAGTAGTATTTTATGACCGCCCTGTTCAGATGTGCTGCCCTTCCTGTAACCAGATGATGGTGACACGTCTCTCCTATGACTCAGGAGCTTTGACTTGGCTGTCATGTGGTGGCCTCTGCCTGCTGGG gtGTATAGCTGGCTGCTGCTTAATTCCTTTCTGCATTGATGCCCTGAAGGATGTGGATCACACCTGCCCAAACTGCGGTGCTCTTGTTGGTTCTTACAAACGTTTATAG
- the LITAF gene encoding lipopolysaccharide-induced tumor necrosis factor-alpha factor isoform X3, with amino-acid sequence MYANTNTMSAPSGVPVPSAPPSYEETVGISASYPHPYPVPEPGQKLSGKGMNPPPYMGQPAPVNNPVTVQTVYVQQPVVFYDRPVQMCCPSCNQMMVTRLSYDSGALTWLSCGGLCLLLNSFLH; translated from the exons ATGTACGCCAATACAA ataCAATGTCTGCTCCAAGTGGTGTCCCTGTCCCATCTGCACCACCTTCTTATGAGGAAACAGTAGGAATCAGTGCGAGTTATCCTCACCCCTATCCTGTCCCAGAACCTGGCCAGAAGCTATCTGGGAAAGGAATGAACCCTCCCCCATACATGGGACAGCCTGCACCAGTGAATAACCCAG TTACAGttcagacagtgtatgtgcaGCAGCCAGTAGTATTTTATGACCGCCCTGTTCAGATGTGCTGCCCTTCCTGTAACCAGATGATGGTGACACGTCTCTCCTATGACTCAGGAGCTTTGACTTGGCTGTCATGTGGTGGCCTCTGC CTGCTGCTTAATTCCTTTCTGCATTGA